A DNA window from Castanea sativa cultivar Marrone di Chiusa Pesio chromosome 7, ASM4071231v1 contains the following coding sequences:
- the LOC142644065 gene encoding putative RING-H2 finger protein ATL71: MSANIVCGLVYMIILFSFITIMIIVVLLLCYCTVHPSLQIGNLATAEQNAITIELGLDEATLDKYPKLIYAQAKLHKNKANSTTSCCSICLADYKDTDVLRDLPDCGHLFHLECVDSWLKLHATCPVCRNSSLAKPVPLEVSH, translated from the coding sequence ATGTCTGCAAATATTGTATGTGGGCTTGTATATATGATTATACTCTTCTCTTTCATCACTATCATGATCATAGTTGTACTACTGCTTTGCTATTGCACTGTTCACCCATCCCTCCAAATTGGCAACCTCGCAACTGCAGAACAAAATGCAATCACCATCGAACTAGGCCTTGACGAAGCCACTCTAGACAAGTACCCAAAGCTCATCTATGCCCAAGCAAAGCTCCACAAGAACAAGGCCAACTCTACCACATCATGTTGCTCAATATGCTTGGCTGATTATAAAGACACAGACGTGTTGCGGGATTTACCAGATTGTGGTCATCTCTTTCATCTTGAATGCGTGGACTCATGGTTAAAACTGCATGCTACATGTCCGGTGTGTCGGAACTCGTCTCTAGCCAAGCCGGTGCCTTTGGAGGTGTCTCATTAA
- the LOC142644066 gene encoding RING-H2 finger protein ATL70-like: protein MSSNNLNAFTYSLIFMVFVLVVITIVALLRYCTVASSNQFGTFTAAQQDAINIELGLDKATLENYPKLIYSQAKLHKGMGNSTTSCCSICLADYKDTDVLRFLPYCGHLFHVECVDSWLLLHATCPVCRDSPLAKAVPLEEQRV from the coding sequence ATGTCTTCAAATAATCTAAATGCGTTTACATATTCCCTTATTTTCATGGTTTTCGTGCTTGTCGTGATCACGATTGTAGCATTGCTTCGCTATTGCACTGTCGCGTCATCCAACCAATTTGGCACCTTCACAGCAGCACAACAAGATGCAATCAACATCGAACTAGGCCTCGACAAAGCCACTCTAGAAAACTACCCAAAACTCATCTACAGCCAAGCAAAGCTCCACAAAGGCATGGGCAATTCTACCACATCATGCTGCTCGATATGCTTGGCTGATTATAAAGACACTGATGTGTTGCGGTTTTTACCTTATTGTGGTCATCTCTTTCATGTTGAATGTGTCGACTCGTGGTTACTGCTGCATGCTACGTGTCCGGTGTGTCGGGACTCGCCTCTGGCCAAGGCGGTGCCTTTGGAGGAGCAACGTGTttga